The stretch of DNA ACCTTCCTATACTATAGATACATTGACATATCTTAAGGAAAAATATCCTGAAAAAGAATTTTCATTAATTATGGGCTGTGATAATTTTAAAAGTTTTCACAAATGGAAAAATTCAAAGCAAATAATTGGTAATCATAATCTTTACGTTTATCCTCGTCCTGGTTTTGATACTTCCGAGTTTAATGATGTTGAAAATATTACAATTGTTGAAGCTCCCTTAATGGAAATTTCTTCAACATTTATACGCAAAGCTGTAAAAGAAAAAAAAGATATTCGATTTTTTATGCCGGAACGTGCTTGGAGATATATGAAAGAGATGCATTTT from Bacteroidales bacterium encodes:
- a CDS encoding nicotinate-nucleotide adenylyltransferase, which codes for MILDKTIQDIFIPDNNRVEKYKKNKTGLFFGSFNPVHNGHLIIANYILEFTGLEQIFFVVSPQNPFKEKASLLEDYHRLALVKEAIGDTNKYYACDIEFKMPKPSYTIDTLTYLKEKYPEKEFSLIMGCDNFKSFHKWKNSKQIIGNHNLYVYPRPGFDTSEFNDVENITIVEAPLMEISSTFIRKAVKEKKDIRFFMPERAWRYMKEMHFYEK